One genomic window of Ziziphus jujuba cultivar Dongzao chromosome 4, ASM3175591v1 includes the following:
- the LOC125421964 gene encoding uncharacterized protein LOC125421964, with protein sequence MAAEEVLNLFDSYWFEHAIFSSISSSQSQEIIKANLSRQIPEEIQEPEFSRLPIMHVRSLSEQLLDTKTSFLSDYLSPKSVLINTSKLQTILSGKEVAEFSEENTVKKEEVEEISMKKTTCGRRITRKKKGSSKSLSDLEFDELKGFMDLGFVFTEEDNKDSELVSIIPGLQRLGKKEEENNKEKGKKEKNINDADCSHVVLRPYLSEAWDVLDYQRKKEKPLMMMNWRKTALGNEIDMKDHLRLWAHSVASSVR encoded by the coding sequence atggctgCTGAAGAAGTTTTGAATCTTTTTGATTCATACTGGTTTGAGCATGCAATTTTCAGCTCCATATCCTCATCACAATCCCAAGAGATCATCAAAGCCAACCTTTCTCGCCAAATCCCGGAAGAAATCCAAGAACCGGAATTTTCTCGCTTGCCAATCATGCATGTAAGATCTCTAAGTGAGCAGCTTTTGGACACCAAAACAAGCTTTTTGTCCGATTATTTATCTCCAAAATCAGTCCTCATCAACACTTCAAAGCTGCAAACCATCCTCTCTGGGAAAGAAGTCGCAGAGTTTTCCGAAGAAAATACTgtgaaaaaagaagaggtagaagaaatttccatgaaaaaaaCAACCTGTGGTCGAAGAAttacaagaaagaaaaagggaagCAGTAAGAGCTTGTCAGACCTGGAATTCGATGAGCTTAAAGGGTTTATGGATCTCGGTTTCGTTTTCACTGAGGAAGACAACAAGGATTCGGAATTGGTTTCGATAATTCCTGGTCTGCAAAGGCTTGGgaagaaagaggaagaaaataataaagaaaagggCAAGAAGGAGAAGAATATTAATGATGCTGACTGTAGTCATGTGGTTTTAAGGCCTTATCTTTCTGAGGCTTGGGATGTTTTGgattatcaaagaaaaaaagagaagccattgatgatgatgaattggaggaaaacagCTTTGGGTAATGAAATTGATATGAAGGATCATCTTAGGCTTTGGGCTCATTCTGTTGCATCAAGTGtaagataa